The window TTTTTTAATTATTTATTACACACTTTAGCCGACGAATATATTAATTGTTTCGTCGGCTAAAGTCTGGGAAAAAAACCGACGACATGTTTTTCGTCGGCTAACTGTGGGACTATAGCCGACGAAAAAAAAAAATTTCGTCGGCTAAAGTCATCACCGACGACCTTTTCCCGACGACACTATAGCCGACGAGCCTTCTTAGCCGACGAATTAAGATAACAGGCCGACGAAAATTTTTCGTCGGCTAAAGTGCTTGTCCTGGTAGTGTACTAGTAATAGCTGGCTTTTGAACTGGACTTTGGATTATCCCGACATGATGATATGGAGAGATATAATTCATCTGTCCATTTACCACGGTCCATTCTGGTGGTGTAGAAATGAATTTTATCCTTAGGATACATCCATCAGGTCTGATATTCTTGATAGCTTCGACTATTATTTCTGGAAAACCATTAAGATCTTCATTGGTTTTTGTCCACAAATTATGAATAAAACCATTTTCTATAAGCCATAGCTTGTGCTTCTGAGGATGCTCTGCCTGAACATCAACCAAGTATCTCCCATAATATGGGGCAGGGCTTACTGATAATGTCTCTGGGAGAACATCTTTTCCTTCACCTAAGAGGTTATGGAAATTATACCATTCAAATTCTTTTAAGGCTTGCATAGGAATTTTAGCATTTTCAGGACTTGTAAGAAAAACAACTTTAGGTGGTTCTGCTAGAACCCTTTTGTCTTTTGTATGGACTCCATACATTTCTTCAGTTAAAGCCTTGAGGGTTTGAAGTAAATGAGCTTCATTTTCCTCATAAAAAGAATACAGAATATTATCAATAATAATCTTCTTTTTAAAGGCCAATAGCCTATCTGTTCTGAAAACAGGCTTCTGAAAAATCTTCAGAGGTTGATTATGGACGACTTTCTTTCCTGTGACTAATGGAAGTTTATCTGCTCTGAGAGAGCCTTTCCTGCTTTTTGGCAAAGCAGCAGCCATTAACGGACTTGATATGCCTTTACCGTCTGCCTTTTGAGACGGGCTAGCCAGTCTTTTCCCCTGAGACTGATCAGTTAAGGCTGATCCTTTCGGACACAGCAAGAACTCATTTACGAGTTTATCTTCATTAGTACCGTCTGAATGANNNNNNNNNNNNNNNNNNNNNNNNNNNNNNNNNNNNNNNNNNNNNNNNNNNNNNNNNNNNNNNNNNNNNNNNNNNNNNNNNNNNNNNNNNNNNNNNNNNNNNNNNNNNNNNNNNNNNNNNNNNNNNNNNNNNNNNNNNNNNNNNNNNNNNNNNNNNNNNNNNNNNNNNNNNNNNNNNNNNNNNNNNNNNNNNNNNNNNNNNNNNNNNNNNNNNNNNNNNNNNNNNNNNNNNNNNNNNNNNNNNNNNNNNNNNNNNNNNNNNNNNNNNNNNNNNNNNNNNNNNNNNNNNNNNNNNNNNNNNNNNNNNNNNNNNNNNNNNNNNNNNNNNNNNNNNNNNNNNNNNNNNNNNNNNNNNNNNNNNNNNNNNNNNNNNNNNNNNNNNNNNNNNNNNNNNNNNNNNNNNNNNNNNNNNNNNNNNNNNNNNNNNNNNNNNNNNNNNNNNNNNNNNNNNNNNNNNNNNNNNNNNNNNNNNNNNNNNNNNNNNNNNNNNNNNNNNNNNNNNNNNNNNNNNNNNNNNNNNNNNNNNNNNNNNNNNNNNNNNNNNNNNNNNNNNNNNNNNNNNNNNNNNNNNNNNNNNNNNNNNNNNNNNNNNNNNNNNNNNNNNNNNNNNNNNNNNNNNNNNNNNNNNNNNNNNNNNNNNNNNNNNNNNNNNNNNNNNNNNNNNNNNNNNNNNNNNNNNNNNNNNNNNNNNNNNNNNNNNNNNNNNNNNNNNNNNNNNNNNNNNNNNNNNNNNNNNNNNNNNNNNNNNNNNNNNNNNNNNNNNNNNNNNNNNNNNNNNNNNNNNNNNNNNNNNNNNNNNNNNNNNNNNNNNNNNNNNNNNNNNNNNNNNNNNNNNNNNNNNNNNNNNNNNNNNNNNNNNNNNNNNNNNNNNNNNNNNNNNNNNNNNNNNNNNNNNNNNNNNNNNNNNNNNNNNNNNNNNNNNNNNNNNNNNNNNNNNNNNNNNNNNNNNNNNNNNNNNNNNNNNNNNNNNNNNNNNNNNNNNNNNNNNNNNNNNNNNNNNNNNNNNNNNNNNNNNNNNNNNNNNNNNNNNNNNNNNNNNNNNNNNNNNNNNNNNNNNNNNNNNNNNNNNNNNNNNNNNNNNNNNNNNNNNNNNNNNNNNNNNNNNNNNNNNNNNNNNNNNNNNNNNNNNNNNNNNNNNNNNNNACGGAGCTTGATTTAATCCAAATGACATAACTAACCATTCGTAATGCCCTTGAGGAGTTCCAAAAGTTGTCAAAGCAATGGAATCAGGATGCATTTTGACTTGCCAAAAGCCTGATTTTGCATCAAACTTAGAGAAAATCTTTGCGCCTCTAAGTCTGTTGATGAGAACTCTGACCTAAACAATTTGATAACCGTCTTTAACGGTCTTTTTATTTACATCTCTGTAATCAATCACCATCCTAGCTTTTCCTCTTAGTTGTTCAGCATGATTTCTTACCAAAAAGGCTGGGGCATGATGAGGGCTATTCGAAGGCCTAATTAATTTCTTTTCAAGAAGCTCTTGAATCTGATCACTTTCCATTTCCTTCCTATCTTCTTCTCTATAGTGAGGGATGGCCTTGACATGACAAATAGTATTTGCGTCATGCATTTTAAGCTGACAATATACTGGGTCTCTTTCCCAGTACAACTGAGGATTTTCACTGATTACTGGTTTCAGCAAGTTTTCTATTTCTGTGAGAGTTGGTATTTTCTTTTGTTCTGCTTTCCTAGCATATACCTTTAAATTATGTTCTCTGATGTATTCTTCTTCTCCATCAGAACTCTCATTGTCAGAAATTTGATATTCAGAATTTGTCTCTGATTCAGAGTCTTCTGAACTTGTTGATTCATTTATCAATATCTCACTGTGTCCCTTAAGTTTTTCTTGCAAAACTTGTAAAACTGGTTTCAGAATTGGCTTATAAGCACCACTCTTCGCAAGCGTCTTCTGGTAAGGATTGGTGAATCCTTTGGTTGTAACGCATACTGCGTCGGTCAATCGGGATTCCCAATGAAATCTGTTATTTTTCTCAAACCCAATCATTTCTGAGGTTTGGATTACTGTTTGTTGAAGAAGGAAGTCATTTCCTAATAACAAATCAGCAGTCTGGCCTTCGCATTGCCAGAGGTTTTTGATGATAAAAGTTCCTCCTCCTAAAGAAACTTTTACATTTCGAGCTAAGGTATCCATAATGATTTTGTTTTCTTCCATGGCAACTCCAGTAACTGTTCTTGGAGATTTTTCCTAAAATTCTTCAGGGATTGCATATCTTTTGGCAAGAGAGTACCCTGAACCAGTATCTACATATCTTTTGGCAAAAGAGTACCCTGAACCAGTATCTACCAGTATCACATATATTTCCTATATGTGGGAAACTTCAGTCCTATAGTAACATAATTACTATATATGCTTGTCTGGACTGGCATTACTTGTTCTTGCTTTTCTGCAACAAGTAAATCTGTGAAAGGATTAACTTGTCTTTCAACAGTTATGGAATCAAGAGGATTAATACCAATTATCGGATTGGCATTTGTCTCAGCAATCGTGGGATCAAGAGACTCAAGAGACTCTTTTATCTCTTTGTTTTGGCTTAATGAAGTTACAAACTTCATCGTTTTCATATCCTCTTTAAGATTCCTTTCATGCTCTTTTTTACGGAATACATTATATTCCTCTTCTACCAGAGTATGAGCATCTCTATCCTTAGTTTTTCTTCTGAGTTCTGCGATAAAGCATTCTTGNNNNNNNNNNNNNNNNNNNNNNNNNNNNNNNNNNNNNNNNNNNNNNNNNNNNNNNNNNNNNNNNNNNNNNNNNNNNNNNNNNNNNNNNNNNNNNNNNNNNNNNNNNNNNNNNNNNNNNNNNNNNNNNNNNNNNNNNNNNNNNNNNNNNNNNNNNNNNNNNNNNNNNNNNNNNNNNNNNNNNNNNNNNNNNNNNNNNNNNNNNNNNNNNNNNNNNNNNNNNNNNNNNNNNNNNNNNNNNNNNNNNNNNNNNNNNNNNNNNNNNNNNNNNNNNNNNNNNNNNNNNNNNNNNNNNNNNNNNNNNNNNNNNNNNNNNNNNNNNNNNNNNNNNNNNNNNNNNNNNNNNNNNNNNNNNNNNNNNNNNNNNNNNNNNNNNNNNNNNNNNNNNNNNNNNNNNNNNNNNNNNNNNNNNNGTGTGAATCCATAAGGAAAGATCCTTTCTTATAGATCTCATTAAATCTAAATCTAGGAGCAGATGCTTCTCGCACACTAGACTCGATCTCATTATACTCAAATTCTTGAGCATTTATCAGCTGAACTGGAGCTGTGTTTCTTTTGCTGAGAATTCTACTTAGCATCTTCATATCTCTTTTGGTAGAAGGTTTAGGAGATTTCCATTCAAGTAACTTTGGTTCACTAAACCTTAGTCTACTTTCTTCCGTTGATAGGGGTGGAGAATTTATGATGATTTTACTAGCTACACTTTGGGCCAGCGATTCTTCATTAATTCTTTCATAATGTTCTCCTTCCTTCATTTTCTCTAAAGTCTTTTGTAGACTAGAGATTCTATTATGTAACTCTCGAAATTGATTTTCGAGGTCAATACCTATCTCATGGAGATAAGCAATATTATAATTCTGCTGAAGGATTATTGCTTCTACATTCTCGGCAAGTTTTTCTGTGGGTTGATGAAAGCCAATAGCTTTAACACCTTTTTGTTTTACTTTTAGATCTACTCTCTGATTCATCCTATTCTGGCAATGAGAGTTTCTAAAAGTGATCTCAAGTTTTCTTGAGTTTTCTTTAGTTCTACTGCTTGTTGATGAATATTGTTTGCAAGATTTTCAGTACGAACTAATTTCTTTTCAATATCTGTTAGATATTGTTTTTCCTTGAGGTAATCTAGCTTGATTTCAAGCTAGCTAATTTTTGAGTTTATTTCCTCAAGTTGATTAATCCGTAGATTAAATCTCTCGAGTTGTTCTATAACCTTTTCAGAGGTCTTATTCTTAGATAAATGATCTAAGAACTCGATTAAGCTTGGTCTTGAGGGATCAAGCTCTTCTACTCCGATCTCCTGTTGGAGATGAATATGCTCGTCGTATAGAGTATTTAGTACTCTACAAATATATTCAATAGAGTATTGATTTTCTTGTATGTGCCTTGAATGAAATCACACTTTCCACTTATCAGTTCCTTTTGTAGTACAAAAAGACTGATAATTTTTCAGTTTGGATTCTCTTTTGTTGGTTGAGAGAAGCCAACTTTGTGGCATAAACCTTTTTGTCACCTGCTTTTGAGCCAAGCAGGCTCTGATACCAGCTAGGGCAGATCTAACAGATGCTCAAAATATCAAGAGGGTTTTGATCTTGTTCAAATGTTTCTTGAAGGACTTCAATTTCCTCTCTTGACTCGTATATCCTTTGTTGCAACTGGAAAATAATATCCCAGTAATTTTTGGTATTTCTTGGAAGCTTATCTCTTCTTGCTCTTAATTTTCTTAAATTTCTTCTTTCTTCTTGCAACTCTTTATATGAAAGCTTAGATTCTGATAATAAATCAAGTCTAGTAGCAATAGATTCTCCTATTGATAATGAAAAATTAATTGTCTACCTTTGAGTTTAGAGGATAGATCTAAATACTTGTATTATGTTTAAACAAATTCATAGGCCCATCATGCTCCGTCAAAATTACTTACTGTAGTAGGAACTTAATAGTAAAAAGGCACAAAAGACAAAAAGGACTAAAATGCTAAATTTTGTCCTTAAACGTTAAAGAACCAAATTAAAGGACCTTTTTGTAAGATGAAATTATATTAGGTATTAAATTGTAGTTTCCCTATGTTCTTTTTATTTTGGCAAAAACTAAGAAATATTTTGCTTAATTACCTTGACTTGAAAGGTAATAGTGGGATTTCATGGAATGATGAAACCCGACCAGCATCTGTTCCCGTGGAACTTGAAGCAATATCCCATAGCTCGACTGATTCAGTTCTGAGAATCTCAACCTCTTCATAGTTATTCTGTTCGCCATTAGAAGTTTTTTCTGTCATCTGAATCACTTCTAGCTCTGCTGTGACCTCTCTCATTGTAGGGCGCTTCCTTCCGCTCAAATTCAGACATCTTCTTGCAAGGTTTGCCACGGCTAGGATATCTTCTTTTGATCCTTCCTTCAAAACTTGAGCATCAACAATTTCAAACAGACGATCTTTGTGCATGGAGATAATGAAATATGTGGCAAGACTTCTGCCTTCATCCTCTGACCTTAGGAAAGAAATTGGTTTTTGCCCTGTTAAGAGCTCAACAAGAACAACCCCAAAGCTATACACATCACTTTTCTCCGTGAATTGGCTCGACTGAAAGTATTCAGGGTCCAAGTAACCGAACGTGCCGTGTACAAGTGATGTCGTCAGATGAGTTTGGTCAATAGCAATTGATCTTGAAGTTCCAAAGTCAGCAATTTTTGCTCTATACTTGTCATCCAAAAGTATATTTGTAGACTTGATATCTCTATGATAGATGGGAAAGGAAGCTGTGTAGTGTAAGTACGAGAGAGCTCCTGCAATTTCTGTGGCAATTCGTAAGCGCATTTTCCATGTGAGTGGAAATTCTTCAATCTGTTTAGTGATATACTTGGAAAGGGTTCCATTTGGTATAAATTCATAAACCAGAAGGGGAACTTCTGTCTCTAAACAACAACCCAATAGTTGAACAATATTTCTATGGTTGATTTGGGAAAGAATGACAACCTCATTGATGAACTCTGATAGTTGGCTTTCATCAACCATTTTAGCCTTCTTCACAGCAACAATTCTTCCATCTTCCAACATGCCTTTGTATACAGTACCTTGACCTCCTTGGCCAAGAATTCTATCCACATTAAAGTTATCTGTAGATTTCTCTAACTCTTGTGATTTAAACAATTTAATTTTCTCAACATTAACTTCACCTGACGACAATTGTTGTTCTAATAATAAACCACCGTTTCGCTTGAAGAACATCTTTTTTCGTTTTATCTCATTCCTTTTCTTCAGGAATTTATATCCAAACCATACACCAACAAGCAACAACAAGAGTCCAAGGCTCGAGCTCAAACCTACATAACTCAGCCACCAATGCGTGTGCAGTCAGATTAAAAGACATATTCTTAATTGAAACTCCAAAAACAATTTATCTGGACAAGACATTTGAGTGTTTACCACAAAACAAGATTTAAAGAAAGATTATGTACAAAATGTTATTTTTATTTTGTTTTTTAAGATGTTGTCAAGCCATTAATATATCAAATATGTAGGTAAGACCATAAGCACATAAACTTCATCCCCTATGGGGTACGTCGAACTAACACTACCAGGACAAGCACTTTAGCCGACGAAAATTTTTCGTCGGCCTGTCAGCTTAATTCGTCGGCTAAGATCTTAGCCGACGACCTTTCGTCGGCTAAGATTTCGTCGGGAAAAGCTCGTCTGTGGTGACTTTAGCCGACGACACACGTATAAGTCGTCGGCTAAAGTCAAGACTTTAGCCGAACGAAATAATGNNNNNNNNNNNNNNNNNNNNNNNNNNNNNNNNNNNNNNNNNNNNNNNNNNNNNNNNNNNNNNNNNNNNNNNNNNNNNNNNNNNNNNNNNNNNNNNNNNNNGGGATGGTGACAAATGGTATCAGAGCCACTCTGCCGTGTGGTGCGAGTGTGCCGACGAGGGCGTCGGACTCCCAAGGGGGGTGGATTGTAATATCCCACATCGGCCAAACGGAGAGGGGTTATGTGCTGTATATGTACATGCCCACCTCCAATCTAATACGAGGCCTTTTGGTGGCTCAGCGGCTTCGGAGGGGATGGGTACTCCGAGGTTAAGCATGTCGATGCTAGAGCAATCCCAAGATGGGTGACCTCCTGGGAAGCTGCTCCTGAGCTGCCGGAAACAAAACCGTGAGGGCCGGTGGGCCCAAAGCGGACAATATCGTGTTACGGCGGAGCGGGTCCCGGGATGTGACATAGGCTGCTAAGCTCTTCGGCTAATTTTGTTTTCTTTTTGTGATGGGATTGTTATATTGTG of the Fragaria vesca subsp. vesca linkage group LG6, FraVesHawaii_1.0, whole genome shotgun sequence genome contains:
- the LOC101299512 gene encoding wall-associated receptor kinase-like 9-like, translating into MSCLSSSLGLLLLLVGVWFGYKFLKKRNEIKRKKMFFKRNGGLLLEQQLSSGEVNVEKIKLFKSQELEKSTDNFNVDRILGQGGQGTVYKGMLEDGRIVAVKKAKMVDESQLSEFINEVVILSQINHRNIVQLLGCCLETEVPLLVYEFIPNGTLSKYITKQIEEFPLTWKMRLRIATEIAGALSYLHYTASFPIYHRDIKSTNILLDDKYRAKIADFGTSRSIAIDQTHLTTSLVHGTFGYLDPEYFQSSQFTEKSDVYSFGVVLVELLTGQKPISFLRSEDEGRSLATYFIISMHKDRLFEIVDAQVLKEGSKEDILAVANLARRCLNLSGRKRPTMREVTAELEVIQMTEKTSNGEQNNYEEVEILRTESVELWDIASSSTGTDAGRVSSFHEIPLLPFKSR